A window from bacterium encodes these proteins:
- the motA gene encoding flagellar motor stator protein MotA → MAIVGVLVVIGGVIGGFLMAGGAIGVLIQPSEVVVIFGATIGGLLISVPVATLKALVTDMMGIMTGKSGPSKDTYIQTLLLLNELFQMARKDGIIALESHVNDPHTSKVFEKYPQILHDHGALAYICDTIKLFLAGSVPPHEIEMLMDQEIDSHHEEAGITAGVIAKIADALPGLGIVAAVLGIIITMGHIDGDPAVVGHHVAAALVGTFMGVLFAYGFFSPMAANLEARNRNNARLLHVIKAGISAFAKGMAPSVSIEFARRAIFHSDRPSFEETEKLLKEAKNKSHG, encoded by the coding sequence ATGGCAATAGTTGGTGTTTTGGTCGTTATCGGCGGCGTTATCGGCGGTTTCCTGATGGCAGGCGGCGCAATCGGAGTTCTGATTCAGCCGTCTGAAGTCGTGGTGATTTTCGGCGCAACGATTGGCGGACTGTTAATTTCGGTTCCAGTCGCAACGCTGAAGGCTCTTGTGACGGACATGATGGGAATCATGACCGGGAAATCGGGGCCGTCGAAAGATACCTACATTCAAACGCTGTTGTTACTCAACGAGCTGTTTCAAATGGCCCGCAAAGACGGAATCATCGCGCTTGAATCGCATGTTAACGACCCGCACACCAGCAAGGTCTTCGAGAAGTATCCTCAGATACTTCACGACCACGGCGCTTTGGCTTACATTTGCGACACCATCAAGCTCTTTCTCGCCGGGTCAGTACCACCGCACGAGATCGAAATGCTGATGGATCAGGAAATCGACTCGCATCATGAAGAAGCGGGCATCACGGCCGGCGTGATCGCCAAAATAGCCGACGCACTTCCGGGACTCGGAATTGTCGCCGCAGTTCTTGGTATTATCATTACGATGGGTCACATTGACGGCGATCCGGCAGTAGTCGGTCATCACGTCGCCGCAGCACTCGTGGGAACGTTCATGGGTGTTCTCTTCGCGTACGGATTCTTTTCACCGATGGCAGCGAACCTTGAAGCGCGCAACCGCAACAACGCGAGGCTGCTGCACGTTATCAAGGCAGGAATCTCAGCCTTTGCCAAGGGCATGGCGCCCTCTGTCTCGATAGAGTTTGCCCGCCGCGCGATCTTCCATTCCGACAGACCGTCGTTTGAGGAGACGGAGAAGCTTTTGAAGGAAGCCAAGAACAAGAGTCACGGTTAA
- a CDS encoding OmpA family protein translates to MAELHNDPPIIRIVKKGHAHGHHGGAWKVAFADFVTAMMALFIVLWILGQSEDVKRGIGGYFRDPTGKALLGAGPAEATSNAQGLSIIKLPSVAQMHTLPDAELENEAEKLKQLIEESDVFQGLKDQITIEVSHEGLRVEINEGENEVLFASGSAELSPKLIAALKALAAEYSKVNNKLILEGHTDAAQFSNSSNITNWELSTQRANEARRVMEQAGLSGDQVLMVRGYADRRPRFDDPLDPRNRRISMLLVSDQGMDIALGKLSSLETGGNSDAGQSGTSQNDKPKKSKNRVSLFATGGRN, encoded by the coding sequence ATGGCAGAGCTGCACAACGACCCGCCGATTATACGAATCGTCAAGAAGGGGCACGCACATGGCCACCACGGCGGCGCATGGAAAGTGGCGTTCGCCGACTTCGTAACGGCGATGATGGCGCTGTTCATCGTGCTGTGGATTCTTGGACAGTCCGAAGACGTCAAGCGCGGAATCGGCGGTTACTTCCGCGATCCAACCGGCAAGGCTTTGCTGGGAGCGGGACCCGCGGAAGCGACCAGCAATGCGCAGGGTTTGTCGATCATTAAACTTCCTTCAGTCGCGCAAATGCACACGCTTCCCGACGCCGAACTGGAAAACGAAGCTGAGAAACTGAAACAGCTTATCGAAGAGAGCGACGTTTTTCAAGGGCTGAAGGATCAAATCACGATTGAAGTTTCGCACGAAGGGCTGCGGGTCGAAATCAACGAAGGCGAGAACGAGGTTCTCTTCGCATCGGGCAGCGCGGAACTTTCACCGAAGCTGATTGCGGCACTCAAGGCGTTGGCGGCGGAGTACAGCAAAGTGAACAATAAACTGATTCTTGAAGGACACACCGACGCCGCGCAGTTTTCGAACAGCAGCAACATAACGAATTGGGAGCTTTCCACACAGCGCGCCAATGAAGCGCGGAGGGTGATGGAGCAGGCCGGTTTGTCGGGGGATCAAGTCTTAATGGTGCGCGGATACGCCGACCGCAGGCCGCGTTTTGATGATCCGCTGGACCCGCGCAACCGCAGAATCTCCATGCTGCTTGTATCCGATCAAGGTATGGATATCGCACTGGGAAAACTCAGCAGTCTTGAGACCGGCGGCAACTCAGATGCCGGCCAGTCAGGAACGTCACAGAACGACAAGCCTAAGAAAAGCAAGAACAGAGTTTCCCTATTTGCCACCGGGGGGCGAAACTGA